TATGGTACTTGATTGCATTGAGGATCTCTTCATCCTTTACGCCATACTCTCTTTTCGCTATTTCTGCTCCTAAAAAACTATGACTTAATTCAATATCCTCCAATAGGACTTCATCCATCGGTATATGAAATTCTTTACATAGACGAAGTTTTAGAGTATTCGGGATATCTTTTGCACAATCGTGAAGAAGCGCCGAAACTTTCACTTTTTCTTCATCTATATTATATATATGCCCTAACTGGATTGCTGTTTCAAGTACTCCCAAAGTATGATTAAATCTTCCAGGAGAAAGAGCAGATTGAAGTTTTTCTTGCATCTCGCTAAATTTTAACATTTTTCATCCCTCTTATGAATACAATTTGAACTTATAGATATAGTTTTCAACAGATTCGGGCAATAAGTATTTTATTGGCATTCCTTTTTTTACCCTCTCTCGAATATTAGTAGAAGAAATTGAAAGAGCAGGAACTTCCAAAAAATGAATCTTTGACTGA
The genomic region above belongs to Defluviitalea saccharophila and contains:
- the yqeK gene encoding bis(5'-nucleosyl)-tetraphosphatase (symmetrical) YqeK — its product is MLKFSEMQEKLQSALSPGRFNHTLGVLETAIQLGHIYNIDEEKVKVSALLHDCAKDIPNTLKLRLCKEFHIPMDEVLLEDIELSHSFLGAEIAKREYGVKDEEILNAIKYHTTGRADMSVLEKVIYLADYIEPNRTPFKGLEEVRRYVTNDLDKAMEIALRNTIEYLAKNDRTIHPLTKEALEFINSKKED